A single region of the Bicyclus anynana chromosome 14, ilBicAnyn1.1, whole genome shotgun sequence genome encodes:
- the LOC112046195 gene encoding density-regulated protein homolog → MADRDLSLGPREGVTYPVRVQYCGNCSMPIEYCEYYPEYDKCKQWLEKNLPTEFEKVKIDEEDNAGGEEEKKRQKRGGKGMLKSKKKDEVPKLVQVSRAPRGKKKSVTVVSGLSTFAIDLKVAAKFFGTKFACGSSVTGEDEIVIQGDVKDDLFDVIPEKWPEIDEDSIEDLGDQKR, encoded by the exons ATGGCGGACAGAGATCTGTCATTAGGACCTCGAGAAGGAGTAACGTACCCGGTTAGGGTTCAATACTGTGGAAACTGTTCTATGCCGATAGAATATTGCGAATATTATCCTGAATATGATAAATGTAAACAATGGTTAGAGAAAAATTTACCAACAGAGTTTGAAAAAGTGAAAATAG ATGAAGAAGATAATGCAGGTggtgaagaagaaaaaaaacgcCAGAAGCGTGGTGGTAAGGGTATGCTAAAGTCTAAGAAAAAGGATGAAGTTCCCAAGTTAGTTCAAGTATCCCGAGCTCCTCGAGGGAAAAAGAAATCTGTCACAGTTGTGTCTGGTTTAAGTACTTTTG CTATAGATTTGAAAGTTGCAGCAAAGTTCTTTGGCACAAAATTTGCATGTGGATCGTCAGTTACTGGTGAAGATGAAATAGTTATTCAAGGTGATGTGAAGGATGATCTATTTGATGTAATTCCTGAAAAGTGGCCAGag attGATGAAGATAGTATTGAAGATTTGGGAGACCAAAAGAGATAG